The segment GCTCCTATCAtgggagtgctgctgtgggggcaGCAATGGGAGGAAAACAGATCTGCTGGGAATAGAGAGAATAAGATGGTCCTGGCTCCTGTGGATGCTGGGTATGCCCCAGCTGCCCTCACACCACGATGGAGGGACTCACCAGCTCTCTGTAGAGAGGGTCCAAGGTGAACCAGAGAGCCACAGCACAGCGCTGGCCCTTGGTGACCGCCTTCACCCCGTGGGGGTTCTCGCCGCCCGACGAGAAGCTGATCATCCTCCCACACTTGGGCTTGATGGAGGCCTGGAGGGAAACAGCACAACAGGCTGGCAAGGGACTGCACACGCTGCCTTGGCTGGGCTCACCACGCTCCAGGGCTTGGGACCTCACTGGGCATCCCTCTGCATCGCCCCAGGATGAGCTGGTGAGCTGCTCAGGGGGacatgcagagctctgggcatgACTGGCAAAATGTGTGGGGTAAATGGGGAGGTGTGAAGCttgctcctgctgtgcagaTATCGTGCAGAAAGGACATAATGGCATGGAGTCTCTGCAAAGCCTACAGGTGACCGCCTAGAGCAAAATGGGGCCATGGCATAACTCCAGGGAGGTCCAGGGTAAGCCTGGCATGGCTGTCAAACACCTCTTTCTTCTCTTGGCAGAATCCACAAGAGTCCTGCAGGACCTTGGGAGCAGAATttccaaccaaaccaacccTCAGGCACTTAAGTAGTCACAATATACCCTCCACCTTCCCCAGAGACCCCAGCATGGTGCCCAGACCTCTGCCCAATCCCAGAGTGGGTGCCCAGCTTCCTTAATGGCCCCAGACAGAAGTGAGGGCTCATGCCTGGGCCACATTCCTCTCAGGGTCTGATATCCACCAGTGTGACCCACTATGGAACAAGAGACCAGCATCTGTGTGGAGACACCAGTTCATGTGTGACCACGAGATGGGGTGGCAGCTCAGCAGTCCTCCAGGCCAGGGACAACTACCAGCCACTCCTCTGTCTGCACTGGGGGTGGGGAGAATCCCTAATCCACAGGTTTGCTGCTTGGCACTGCCTCTAGGGAGGGAGCAGATGGTCTGtgcacctctgcagcaggattttGTATGGGCTGTTTGCAAGGTAGGAGCCACAGGCTGTCTGGGgaagcccagagccctgagcatGGACTGCTGAGGAACAGCTTCTGGCCCACAGCACCAACTCACTGTCACAGTTTTGGCGTCCATCTCGGTGAAAATGAACTCGCCACCTTCAAAATCTGCGTTCATGTACAGGAGGGcactggggaaggaagggggaaaCCCCAGTTAGGGGAGAACTGGGGAGGTCTCAGGGCTGACCCCCACCTCCTGGACAGATCCCACACTGCTCCACTAAGACACGGGTgggggacagccagagggagAGAAGTCCCTGGGGagattcctttccttcctccctacCTGTAATCCCGAAAGGTGTAGGCAGGAGGTTCCTTCCAGCACTCGTTGGCTTCAGGGTCCAAGAGGCAGTTGTCAGCATGGATGGGATGGCTCAGATCATTCCTGCGCTCCTGCTGGCCTAGGCAGGGCCATGTGGAGGAaggggggaggagaagggatggaTGAGATGGGAATGTCATGTTCTGTGAGATCCCATCATGGGGTGGGAGCCTACCCTGACCCCACTCCAGGTGGTGTTCACAGCTGAGAGGTGGAAAGGAATGGCTGGAGAGAAAAGACAACATCTGAATGGCTGGGGAGAAAGGGCAAgatctgcacagctctgcctttttctgaCTGAGTgagatggagctggggctggggtggaaaggagaagggacaAACAAGAGGAGgcaagagaaaagggagaggaaattGGAAGAGCTGCAGATATGAAAAGCAAGAGACatcccagaatttttttttttttggggacagcagtgcccactttttgctgctgtgggatgctgacTTTGCCCAGCCTTGGCCACCAATTTAAGCACTAagcaaaacagagctgctgtgagctcaTGAACTCCCCGTGGAGGGCTGAACCCTTCCcaagctccctgctcctcaccgGAGAGGGCGGTGCGGCACACCAGGTGTGTGTAGGAGAAGTAGAGCGTGGAGTTGAGCTGGAAGTAGGACTGGACGATCCTGCGAGCCTTCTCACTGATGTCGTAGAACAGCCGGGCACTCTTCAGAGGGACACGGCCCTCGTAGCCATACTGGGCAAGGAGAGGGCCAAAGGGAGGTCACTGTCATGTGCAGACTGGGAGGGAGGGcatgggagagcaggaaaaggaggatggAGCTGTACCTTGAGGGCTTTGAGGACAGTGGCTCCTTCAAATCTCTCATTCGGGGTGTGGGGGGAGGTTTTGCCTCTGTAACCATCTCCAGCCAACATGATCCCCTGGAAAATAGGAATACAGATGAGGGGTGAACTGGTGTGTCAGGAGAGAGGGATCTGCAATGGAAGTACATGGAATGCTCATACCAAATCCCCCAGGGCTGCATTCGCTGGGCCAGGTGAGTTGGGGtggaaaggagctgcagctctctgtgagCACAGATGCAGGGTATCAACCACCCACCTCCTAACTGGGGATATTCGGCCACCCTCAGACCCTTGCCAAGTTCAGTTCATGGTGAATGAGGAGGCTCACCCAGACTTGTGGATGAGCATCCTTTGGGTTGTTATAACATAGGGAATGAGCTCTTTCTGCACAggctctgtcctgcagcccaggatggagcagcagtTATGGGTGTGCACTGGGGACAAGGATCCACCTGCTCTCCACAGGCACCCTGCCATCAGCTGTAACACTCAGCAAGGCATGAACCCATGGTCTCCTGGGGCTGATCACACATCCAGCTGTCTCACTCAGACCAGGAACGTTGCCCACTCACACTGGCCACCCTGTGCAGCTCCCGGCACTGCTCCTCCGAGATGACATTATCCAGCAGCACTCGCTGGGTGCCATTCAGCTGCTGAGAGTTGTAGACAAACTTCACATCGCTGTAGAGAAGAGGGCCCCCTGAGGAGAGACACAAAACGATCCTGCTGAACGTGCCCTGATCTTGTTTACATCTTGTACAGAGGCTGGAGGCCAGCTGAAGTCACCCAGGTGTGCTGACAGGCAAAGAGctccacagcagagagcagtaacaaaagaaacagaagcaaTGGGAACACAAGGAGATTAAATCAATTTGCTGCAGGAGCATCAGCATTTTCTACCTTCTCAACAGCTGCCTTGCAAATGCAGGGACCACAGCCTGGAAACACCAAATGCCAGTGGGACACAGGGAGAGACAGGGACAGTGGCTAACTTGGCTCTCGAGCCCAGCTGTCAACACCAGTGTAGGTTCCCATTGCATTTGTGCTGTGTGGATGCTGCTGGCTTGGTATGCAAAGCCACCCTCTGCAACTGTCATCAGTGCTTCTTGTCTGCCAGACACAGAGAAATCCTCACGTGGTGCTGAGCTTGCAGCAAGCATTGCTCTCAAGGAGGGCAGGGAGTGGGTGAGGCAGAGGACTCACGGGATAATCCTCCTCCACTGAGGCAAAGGAGCTGCCatggctgtccctgccatccctcaCATCCTGCCTCTGAGCTGCCTCCCTCTGCTTGCAAGCTTTTTACGAGGTGTTTCAATCCATCCCCATCAAATCTGACTGATCCAAAAACCAGAGCAAGGCCCCTAAACCACCATCTTTTGAAGCCTCTTCCATGTATTTcctcaaagaaagaaaaggaaagaaatggtaACAATAAAAGCTTAAACCAGATGtctctccaggaaaaaaatgaaatacatctaaactgtgaagaaaattatttgttgtCACAGGCAAGCAACAAAATAGAGGAACCAGAGCTGCAGAGTTCCTCCCCCCATGTGGCACAGGGAAACTTCTCTGTGACAATGCTTTTGTAACTTTTACTTTTCCTGTCTATTGAGTCAAAACTGTTCTTGGCAGGTCTCCTTGGCCTACGGAGGACACATAAACCCCACAAGCCCTGTCATTAGCTCACAGCTTTATTTCTGAAGAGTTAGGTTtcttggaaatggaaaatatgggATGTTTCTGGTGTTCACTGTGCTGATTTTGTTGCTTGATAACCATACTTATTGCAAGTGCAGCTGGATCAGAATTCTCAAATCCAAACTCCTGGCATGCTCCAACACAGGGCTGAgttttccagctcagctgttCTTCCCCAGCCATCAGCACATGAGGGATGAACATGGAAGGCATTGCTCAACATTTCCAACATTTCTCCTTGTTCCTCCCAGGGAATAAGTGCGGTAGCTCTGTGCCATGGACACTGAACCCTTGTGCCACATTGACAGTGTGCTCCCACCTGCTTTCCTTGCCTCTGCCTGCTCTAAGCGCCAGCAGAGAGACAGACCTGTGtcctgtgtctgtgctctgtgAAAAACACCCCAGAGAAACTGAGGAATTCTTTGGGCTTTTGGGAGAGAAGGAATTggcagaaaggaggaaggggggaagggTAGAAGTACAGGGGAGTACAAAATTAAAGTAGACTTTTCTCTTTCAGCCTCTTCTTTTTCCAagtaaaaagacagaaaaaaaaaaagaccacagAAAAAGGCGGCAGCTGGATGGACAAAAATCccagtttctttttaatggatTCAGTTTTCTTTGTAAACAAAAACATTCTGCAAGTAAACCAGAATAAGAGcatagaaagaaataaaaacaaaaagaaggacTCTGAAATTACTGGGTTATAAACAGCAAACAGGCCAACAAATATAATTCAACCAGCTCTTGGCTTAAGCAAGATCTTTGGTATCTTCCTGTGGTATTTGTCTATTTTATGTACAGCTAGAGAAGGGATAACAACACTCTGAACACAACACTGAGCAAATGGACACAACTTGGGCTGGGGAAAGCTGTGAAATTCCCCAAAAAGAGCTACCACCCATTGCATTACAGGGAGGTTTAattgcctgctgctgtggagctggcTCACTAGAGACACAAAGACACCTCCTGGCTTGAGACCCTGTTGTTTTGCAGCAAGGATTCTGTTTTGGTGCTTGGCTACAATattgtttttcaaaactgttAAGGGGAAAAATCCTGTCTTTAGTAGATGCTATGGTAttttctgtggctgctgaaaATGTGCTGAAATCAGATGAAATGTCTGCTGACAGGCTTATAAACAAGTGATTTCATGTGAGCTAAGACATGAAATCGTAAGCTTGGTCTGCAAAGAGAAGTGGTTGCTAGTTTGGTGTGATCCAGCACATTTAGCAAAGCATCAGGACAGGCTGCTTCCAGCATCCATCCTTCTGCAGCCCAGACACAGGGAACACACTGACCTGAAAGGCACCTGGACAGCAGACTGGTTTGCTTTCCCCATGGTGAGGaagacccagccctgcagctccacatcTCAGGGCTCTGTACTGAGTAGCCAAGCAGGTGGGAAAAACCAGTCCAAGGGCACAGCAGTTCCTTGGGATCCACAGACCCAGAAATGCTGTGGCAGCACTGAAGACTTATCTGTGTCTTAAACAAAATTGGAACTCCTTAAAATAGGAGTGGCCCTCATTGCTCAGTGGCCAGCCTTTGCAGTCTGTAGTCTCtggcaacaggaaaaaaaatcccaattatTTTGAGACATGTTTATCAGCCTTACCCTCCCTCAGCTCTCGATCTGGCTTTGGCATGGGTTTCTTTGTCAGGGACAGCCGGGGCCCATCCTCGGGTTCACTGCTGATGCTTGATGGGACACTGAGGagcaaaagagaagaggaaCATCGTGACTTTGGCCACAAGTTCTTCAGGTTGCACTTTTGCTCCCTTTGGAAACTAACACACAAAAGCCCCAAGCAAATCAGTACTTTGTACAAATGTCACAGCCATACAGGTTAAAGCCCTCACTCTGTCCTGTGGCAAACATTGCTTTTCTGGTAATGAGAGCAACAGTTTCCACCAACAAAGCACAGACACCAACAAATCTGACCAGCACCACTTGCCTCAGCAATCAAGTTCCCTCTAGACCATTGCTGGTTTTGAGGAACTCAGCTAAAATAAGGTTCTTGTAGGAATGATTGCAATGGCAAGGGGCAAAGGGCCCTAATTCAACCAGGACAGTGTGCTGGGTGGGTGGGCAGTACCACTGAGTGGCAGCCTGGTACCCCACCATGAGCACATCCCCTTGATCCCACCATGGGGACTGCTGAAGCTGCATCCCAGCTGTGGCTCACCTGTGCTCATCCTGGCGGGCACCGTACCTGTTCCAGTAGTTctgtgggaaaagagagaacagACTTCCTAATTTAAGGCTCCAGCCAAAGCCAGGGCATTACCTACTCTGCCTGACTCCCAGGGACACCAACCAGCCTCTCTGGCTCCATCCCACATAACTTTGGGCAATGGCCTGAGTTCACCAGATCGAAAATGTGGATGAGGCTGCGTGCGCCTCTCCTTCACCCCAGGAATGCCTCCTCTGCTTTGCCATCCCTGTTTTCCTATTGGGAACAGACCAGGCCAAGACCCAGCTCCTGAGTCAGCGGCACAGGGCTGGATTTacaggggaggggcaggggggagctGGTGCTAGAGCTGAGAAGgtgctggcccagcacaggcGGGCGTTACCGGCTCCGTGTAGGCGAATCCCAGGCCGGCCGCAGCCACCCGCAAGAGGTGAGACTCCAGCTTGTGGCGCCGCAGCAGCGTTCTGGCTTCCTGcagagagaacagcagcagttgCACATGGCCAGCTTCTGCAAGACACTGGCAATGCACCTCTGCTTCAGAGGGGTTTGGTTTCCACGCAATGCTGCAGGTTTCTTTAGGTTGAGGGGTGCTTGGAGCAACCCCAGGCACAAGGCTGAGCCACTTAATACACAGCAGAATGGGTTCAGAAACTCATTTAGGAAGCCTGAATCCCCAAAACACATGTCCAAAGCTGGCAGAAATTCCTGAACACCTTGGAGAGCCTCAAAGTATCTGGGCAAAAGGCTGGCCAGAGAAACCCCAGCTGCAGAATGAGGGCAAGTTAGGCTGGTGGGGCAAGgaccctggctgggctgtgcctcagTTCCTCCCATGGAGCCCATGGCCTGGCCCTGGGATGCACTCAGAGTGCTTGGATGGGGGCCAAAGCTAGCCAGCTGGAAATTGTCCATCTCCCCAGTAAAGAGATTGTCCATCTCTTTATTTTGAATGAAAGTTCTGCAAACAAGACACTGGTATTTCTCCTAGAAAACTATTgtgcaaaacaaattttttttttttaaacgaAAACTTCAAAACCCTGTAAACAACTAAATGTTTTTGTcaatttcaggtttttttcctagattcATTATGTGAgggaaaacaactttttttttcttgttttcctttttataattttgcttttattttttagtacTTTATCAAATTCACCTTGATTTACCTGGAAGTCAAGGAATTCTCAAAGGAAAAACCAGTTCCTGCCAATATTCTATTTATGGTACGAGAGAAATGACGagacgggacgggacgggatgggatgggacgggatGGAGGAACTTCTGTATGGTGAGgaaggcagccccagggccacaAATAAGGGCTGCCCAGACTGGAGAGGAagcctgtcctgctgggtgATGGAACACACACTGTTTGGTTATTTGACCCCAGCCT is part of the Serinus canaria isolate serCan28SL12 chromosome 9, serCan2020, whole genome shotgun sequence genome and harbors:
- the P3H2 gene encoding prolyl 3-hydroxylase 2 isoform X2; this encodes MLRHSCTLRKQCKDLSGCRGPVLFQLQGAELNKLEEAANAAHTFFMANPEHMEIQQDLENYKTTSGKVSLIDHEARQHMEDYSAGVRHYDREEYGLAIEFLERALQGYYSEDEDCQLMCEGPQRFEEHEHLDYKAGLYEAIADHYLQVLACKHDCVRELATRSGRISPIENFLPLHYDYLQFAYYRVGDYVKALECAKSYLLFHPDDEDVLENAGYYEGLLEGAVDSATIKPRKEARTLLRRHKLESHLLRVAAAGLGFAYTEPNYWNRYGARQDEHSVPSSISSEPEDGPRLSLTKKPMPKPDRELREGGPLLYSDVKFVYNSQQLNGTQRVLLDNVISEEQCRELHRVASGIMLAGDGYRGKTSPHTPNERFEGATVLKALKYGYEGRVPLKSARLFYDISEKARRIVQSYFQLNSTLYFSYTHLVCRTALSGQQERRNDLSHPIHADNCLLDPEANECWKEPPAYTFRDYSALLYMNADFEGGEFIFTEMDAKTVTASIKPKCGRMISFSSGGENPHGVKAVTKGQRCAVALWFTLDPLYRELERIQADEVIAMLDQEHLGPSEMNINPKDEL